In Nematostella vectensis chromosome 12, jaNemVect1.1, whole genome shotgun sequence, the genomic window AGCATTTAAATTCTACCTAACAAAAAGTATTCTAATGCTCTTTCATGTTAGTCCTACATAAAAAGAGATTAGCATGCTTGATTTTCCAACTTATTCCCAGCGATAGACTTGTTCGCATTGTCTGACATCGAAATGCTCGGCAGACCAGCCGACGTGTTATTATGACCTGCACCTACAGTTCGGTTGTTAGGGGCAACCCGACCGCCGGACACCCTACATCGCAGCAGGTTCAAAAGATGTCGTCTGAAACGTTCATTATGGAAGCTGTATATTATTGGATTGATTGCCGAATTGAACGTCACCATAGCGACAGAAGCGGGATAGGCGATATCTACGCGGATGCTTGTGGGCGCATACGCCACGATGAGAAAGATACTGAGCTCTGGAATCCACGAGAGAGCGTAGATAAAGCTGACCACAATCACCATCTTGGTAGCCTTTTTCCGGCGCTGTCTGTCCGCCTCCTGGTTATTCACCTGCTCCACTTCGCGCCTGAACCACAACTGGTGGATAACCCTCGAGTAAAGTACACACATGGTGCAAATAGGGATCACCCCTAGGACCACAAAGCATAGCGCGCTGTACACCTTGAAGGAGTAGTCCGCTGGCCACTCCATGGTGCAGAAACCGAGTTGTTCGTTGTAGCGCTTGACGATGAAGCCAATGGCGTTCCAGGCGATGGCGAACAGCCAGCAAACAACCACCAGGACTATTATTCAGAACAAAAACGATTAGAAGATTAGCCAGCATCTAGACCAGCGCCATGATTTTTCTACAACTCAAGTACCCTCCTTTCCCGTTTGTTATCTGAAGTTAGTATTAATTAGATAGCTCGAAAGAGATGCATGGGGAGGGAGTGGGGGtccgcacccctccccctccttggCATTCGAAACGTGCGTCgccaaaatttaattttttccatataatacctatgactgtgcacccccacCCCCGTCCCCGTCTAGCTAATCTTAGCTGGGTACGCCCCTGTTTCCGTACCTACTCCTCCCAAGGGATGCCATATTCACCAGATTACCACCTCCCCCTGGGTATCCATGCCTAGTCCTCTCCCTTATCCGCCGGATGATGCCTTTCAACCTCACTCTAGGgattcccctcccctccctccacaAGGCATGCCCCACTCACTTTTAAGATTGCTGTTCGTGATGCTCACAAGATTACTGTGGGGATTTGTGACGGCGTAAAACCTCTCTATTGCTATGGCGACAAGGAAGAGCGCCGACGCGTAGCCTCCCATCCACGCAAAGCTTTCCCCCGTCACCAGAGAGCACAATACATCCCCTGCCAAACCCCCTGGGTGTGTGTAGGCCCCCTTGAAGATGAAGGTTGGGCTGAAGAAGATGAGAAGAAGAAGATCGCTGATGGCGAGGTTCACAAGGAGATAGTTCATGGGCGTTCGCATCGGCTTGTTTAGTAGCACCACGAGGCAGACGAGGATATTCCCTGTCACGCCAATCACGGTTACTATGGAGAAGGCGACGACGATCGCTACCTCCTCTGCGGTTGTCATGGCAGCGTTTTCTGTTGAATAATAAACGCAAAGGTTAAGTCCATCGGGCGTAGCTAGATTTAAGAGCCTTCATAATACGTCCTTTACTATAATCAGCTCAGAGtatttccttttctggaaacacaaaTATGGCGGCCTAAAtggattatgacgtcatcattcaAGCCCCTCGCCTTTTATAGTGTGGTGCGACGTGTAATCCCGTGCGATTTTCGTGCtgaaatcgatttttttttgctgttttgggtCTATTATGGGTTGAATAATTAGTATATGCTGGGGGCCAATATTTCCGACCgcgttttgatatttttttgacGTAATTCCGCATAATGTGTGTTAATTTAtgcatatatttatatttctttaaTAACTCGGCCCGTTTTGCAGCTAAGTTAACCAAACTTCGCTGTGTAGATGCCCTTTgtgtttattattaataacGTTAAAGACGTTACCATTGAAATAATGTTTGACAAAATAATTTGTAGTCGGATTTTTGACggcggccatcttggatccgccatcttgggttTGACAAACATAATGAAATCCACCATGAAGCTTCGAACATGTTTCTCCTTTCAAAAATGCTGTCTAATTTTAATAGTTAAACAAACATATCTACTTTTTTCTATATTCACAGCGGTgtattaagaatttttaaCCAATACGAGGGGGGGTGTGAATTGTTTAGATAGCCACTTCCAGAAATCAATAATCGCCATTGCATCAGTAGAACTATGCGTCTCGAAAAATTGCAAGACGATGCTGCTCCTGGCGAAACAGGCAGCGCTGCTCGTGTAGACATAGACGATGCTGCTGCTGGTGACATGGACGATGCTGCTCTTGGCGACACGGACGATGCTGCTCCTGGTGACATAGACGATGCTGCTCCTGGTGGCATAGACGATGCTGCTCCTGGTGGCATAGACGATGCTGCTCCTGGTGGCATAGACGATGCTGCTCCTGGTGGCATAGGACGATGCTGCTCCTGGAGAGCTTTAGCAAGATCAATCATCCAAGTCGTCTGCGGTGTTTTGAGATTCTCTGTTAGGATTTTCGCAGCTCCCTGTATAGCATTTACACAATGGAGTGCAAGGGAGTGCGTTCTTTGAACAACTGCATCTTCCCTTGCAACCGGTCTTACATCCACATCTTGTTAGCTCAATGGGCAACTTTTGGAGCAGGCAGTAAATTACAACAGACACTCGAGGCCACGCCAGCTCTTAGAACCCAGTTGGAGTTGCCCACTGACTGCTGGATCTGCAGGGCACGGCTGTATAGATCGAGATCAAGTGTTATGGTGGTACGCCTCTCGGGTCCGACAACAACAGCTGAGATTCCCTGAGTCATCATCAGAGCTGTATAAAGAGTTGCATAATCTATAGGCGAGGTCCCGAGCAGTGGAGCGACAACTTCAAAGTTGGTGATGTTTTGACGTTCGGTAGCTCGGTTGTTCGATATGAGGAGGGATTTAGTTGCTGCCCATGTTGGTAGCACGTCTTCTTTTGAGACACTTCTGCCATTGCAAGCGCGTTCTTTCACTGAAATTATAGAATTGTCAGAGACGTCGACGCGTACGGTCTCGGTTTCCATTTCAGCTTTTTCGTTGCCGCCACTAGAAGCGTGCTCTTTACTCCAATGGCTAGGTGGGTCTTCACAGCGGCGAAAACTTGGACTATTTCCCTCTTCTTTTCCTTCTGCCCCTCTTGcctcccctcctcctcctcctcctccttgtcCTTCGCCCTCTCCTCTTCCGCTACCTCCCGCTCTTCCTTCTTCTCC contains:
- the LOC125556688 gene encoding QRFP-like peptide receptor, which produces MTTAEEVAIVVAFSIVTVIGVTGNILVCLVVLLNKPMRTPMNYLLVNLAISDLLLLIFFSPTFIFKGAYTHPGGLAGDVLCSLVTGESFAWMGGYASALFLVAIAIERFYAVTNPHSNLVSITNSNLKILVVVCWLFAIAWNAIGFIVKRYNEQLGFCTMEWPADYSFKVYSALCFVVLGVIPICTMCVLYSRVIHQLWFRREVEQVNNQEADRQRRKKATKMVIVVSFIYALSWIPELSIFLIVAYAPTSIRVDIAYPASVAMVTFNSAINPIIYSFHNERFRRHLLNLLRCRVSGGRVAPNNRTVGAGHNNTSAGLPSISMSDNANKSIAGNKLENQAC